The following is a genomic window from Heptranchias perlo isolate sHepPer1 chromosome 6, sHepPer1.hap1, whole genome shotgun sequence.
gattgatacagggctatagggagagagtggggcagtgggattagtttgggattgatacagggtcatGGGGAGAGCacaggtcagtgggattagtttgggattgatacagggctatagggagagagtggggcagtgggattagtttggggattgatacagggccatggggagagagtggggcagtgggattagtgtgggattgatacagggccatggggagagagtggggcagtgggattagtttggggattgatacagggccatggggagagagtggggcagtgggattagtttggggattgatacagggccatggggagagagtggggcagtgggattagtttgggattgatacagggctatgtggagagagtggggcagtgggattagtttggggattgatacagggccatggggagagagtggggcagtgggattagtttgggattgatacagggcaatggggagagagtggggcagtgggattagtttgggaatgatatagggctatagggagagagtggggcagtgggattagtttgggattgatacagggctatggagagagagtggggcagtgggattagtttgggattgatacagggctatggagagagagcagggcagtgggattagtttggggattgatacagggccatggggagagagtggggcagtgggattagtttgggattgatacagggtcatGGGGAGAGCacaggtcagtgggattagtttgggattgatacagggctatagggagagagtggggcagtgggattagtttgggattgatacagggccatggggagagtgttgggcagtgggattagtttgggattgatacagggctatggggagagagtggggcagtgggattagtttgggattgatacagggctatggggagagagtggggcagtgggattagtttgggattgatacagggccatggggagagagtggggcagtgggattagtttggggattgatacagggctatggggagagagtggggcagtgggattagtttgggattgatacagggccatggggagagagtggggcagtgggattagtttgggattgatacagggctatggagagagagcagggcagtgggattagtttggggattgatacagggccatggggagagagttgggcagtgggattagtttgggattgatacagggctatggggagagagtggggcagttggattagtttgggattgatacagggctatggggagagagtggggcagtgggattagtttgggattgatacagggctatagggagagagtggggcagtgggattagtttgggattgatacagggctatggggagagagtggggcagtgggattagtttgggattgatacagggtcatGGGGAGAGCacaggtcagtgggattagtttgggattgatacagggccatggggagagtgttgggcagtgggattagtttgggattgatacagggtcatGGGGAGAGCacaggtcagtgggattagtttgggattgatacagggtcatggggagagagcggggcagtgggattagtttgggattgatacagggctatggagagagtggggcagtgggattagtttgggattgctctagcaaagtgcaggcacagacacgatgggccgaatgtcctccttctgtgcagtaaacttCTGTGGTTGAATGGTTTTGAATCTTTATTCAAGTCACTCGACTGTAATCTCACTGATCCTCCTGAATAGTCGAAAATCCGGAGGTGAGTTGAACGAATCAGTGGTCTTGACACGGAACCTTGCTCGACGGAAAATTGGGAAAAGTGCGAGTGAAGCAAATCCGATCGAAGTTACGAGTTTCAAAAACGTTCTCGTACAAAGTAATGAGATGTGCGGCTACACTCGTGATATCGAAACTACAGCCGAAGGGGGAATTTCAGCTCCATCTGTCATTTGAAGAAAAggctgaggttttttttttgaatgaattAAAATGGAGGAAGAAGATTAGTTTTGAGGATTACATGTGGAGCTGGTCGAGGTGACGGGCGACAGCAACTTTCCggttacctcctcctgctccgcgtctccCGCTGTCTTTTTCTTCGAACCCTTTGCTTGTGCGTTTTTGCACTGTTTGGGTACCTTTGCCGATGTTGCCTTGCTCGTTTTAGACCTGGGCTGGAAAAAAAATGCCAAATgtggattaggaaaaaaacaaGTTGAATACTTCCAATTGTATCTCAAAATCTAGACATACACGCACAGAGTTATCTGTTGGAAGATAAACTCTAATCTCAGAATTGTGTCTGtccattaaaaaaagaaagacttgtatttctacagcacttttcttgacctcaggatgtcccaaagcgctttacagccaatgaagtgcttctgaagtgtagtcactgttgtaatgtaggaaacacagcagccaatttgcgcacagcaagatcccacaaacagcaatgtgataatgaccagataatctgttttagtgatgttggttgagggataaatattggccaggacatcgggaagaactccccttctttcttcgaaatagtgccatgggatcttttacgtccacttgagagggcagacgaggccttgaattaatatctcatccgaaagacggtacctccaacagcgcggcactccctcggcgctgaccctccgacagcgcggcgctccctcggcgctgaccctccgacagcgcggcgctccctcggcgctgaccctccgacagctcggcgctgaccctccgacagctcggcgctgaccctccgacagcgcggcgctccctcggcgctgaccctccgacagcgcggcgctccctcggcgctgaccctccgacagcgcggcgctccctcggcgctgaccctccgacagcgcggcgctccctcggcgctaaccctccgacagcgcggcgcaccctcggcgctgaccctccgacagcgcggcgctccctcggcgctgactctccgacagggcagcgctccctcagcactgcactgggaatgtcagcttggattatgggctcaagtctctggaatgggactcgaacccagaattttctgagtcacggctgacatctTAAATTTAAGATTAGTGGGGAGAGCTGTGGGGGTCGAGCCCCCCAATATCCCAACATGCTCCCTGCCGATGGAGCTCTGTACCAGGAGTGTGAATTCATAAAATTATCCTGACATCCCTTGCCCGAGGACCTCTTaaattgttttcttttaatttatGCTGCCGCTTATTTACCATGAAGACCAGTTCAAAGCTTTGCAACGTAACTAAGGAATGATGCAGCACGATGCAGTGTGACTTTGGGGTTAAGTCAAGTGGATAATTCAACACTGTTAGAAGGACGGAGGATACCATAGGGTCCCTGGTGTGATGGGCAGCCTGGAGGTAGTTGAATCCAATGTAAAGTAACACTCATATTAAATATGTTTCAGAACTGTAATTGTTCTTTTACAGTGTaatacaacaacctgcatttatatagcgcctttaacatagtaaaacgtcccaaggcgcttcacaggagcgattatcaaacaaaaatttgacaccgagccacaaaaggagatattgggacaggtgaccaaaagtttggtcaaagaggtaggttttaaggagagtcttaaaggaggagagggaggcggagaggtttagggagggaattccagagcttagggcccaggcagctgaaggcacagccgccaatggtggagcgatggaaatcggggatgcgcaagaggccagaattggaggagcgcagagatctcggaggggtgtagcCTCATCGGATCTAAATAACTTTAGTTTTGGTTGGTGTGAACACAGAAATTTTTGAACAGCCTGCCAGGTCCAGGAGTTAAATTGTCCTCATAACATCACTGTGAACAACACACAATGACGAATTTGGGACATTCTATGGGCCTCTCTCTGCGTTGTACCAGCGCTGGTGTCTCTCTGAGATCTAGAGCAGTACCTTTGAGTCCTGAGCGATGTACCAGCCGCGGGGATACCGAGCAATGTTGTCCATGTGTTTCTCAGCTTTATACCAGTCCTCGAGCCACTTGAGATGATCGTACTGGGGCTCGACCTGCTTCAGGCGCTCCAGAATGGTCTTGTTTTCACGAGTGACTCTCCGCAGTTCTCGCTGACGCTTTTCGCTGTTCAAACTGATTTACAAAAAGATGGAAGTTTAAGAAAAAGCTCGTCTAGTCCTCAGGACATCACTAAGTGCCTCACAGccggtgaattacttttgaattgcagtcactgttatcatatTGGCAAAGACAACAACCAATTTGcttatagcaagatcccacaaatagcaatgagctgaatgactagttaagggataaatattgtccaggacaccggggagaactcccctgcacttcttcgaactagtgccatgagatcttaaacgtccacctgagagggcagacagggcctcgtttaacgtctcacccgaaagacagcacctccaacaatgcagcgctccctcggtactgaccctccgacagtgcagcgctccctcagtactgcccctccgacagtgcagcgctccctcagtactgcccctccgacagtgcagcgctccctcagtactgaccctccgacagtgcagcactctctcagtactgaccctccgacagtgcagcactccttccttactgcccctccgacagtgcagcgctccctcagtactgcccctccgacagtgcagcgctccctcagtactgcccctccgacagtgcagcgctccctcagtactgcccctccgacagtgcagcgctccctcagtactgcccctccgacagtgcagcactccctccttactgcccctccgacagtgcagcgctccctcagtactgaccctccgacagtgcagcactccctccttactgcccctccgacagtgcagcactccctcagtactgcccctccgacagtgcagtgctccctcagtactgcccctccgacagtgcagcgctccctcagtactgaccctccgacagtgcagtgctccctcagtactgaccctccgacagtgcagcgctccctcagtactgaccctccgacagtgcagcgctccctcagtactgaccctccgacagtgcagcgctccctcagtactgaccccccgacagtgcagcgctccctcagtactgcccctccgacagtgcagcgctccctcagtactgaccctccgacagtgcagcgctccctcagtactgaccctccgacagtgcagccctccctcagtactgaccctccgacagtgcagcgctccctcagtactgcccctccgacagtgcagcgctccctcagtactgaccctccgacagtgcagcgctccctcagtactgcccctccgacagtgcatcactccctccttactgcccctccgacagtgcagcgctccctcagtactgaccctccgacagtgcagcgctccctcagtactgaccctccgacagtgcagcgctccctccttactgcccctccgacagtgcagcgctccctcagtactgcccctccgacagtgcagcgctccctcagtactgcccctccgacagtgcagccctccctcagtactgaccctccgacagtgcagcgctccctcagtactgaccctccgacagtgcagcgctccctcagtactgaccctccgacagtgcagcactccctccttactgcccctccgacagtgcagcactccctccttactgcccctccgacagtgcagcgctccctcagtactgcccctccgacagtgcagcgctccctcagtactgcccctccgacagtgcagcgctccctcagtactgaccctccgacagtgcagtgctccctcagtactgaccctccgacagtgcaacgctccctcagtactgaccctccgacagtgcagcgctccctcagtactgaccctccgacagtgcagcgctccctcagtactgaccctccgacagtgcagcgctccctcagtactgcccctccgacagtgcagcgctccctcagtactgaccctccgacagtgcagcgctccctcagtactgaccctccgacagtgcagccctccctcagtactgaccctccgacagtgcagccctccctcagtactgaccctccgacagtgcagcgctccctcagtactgaccctccgacagtgcagcgctccctcagtactgcccctccgacagtgcagcgctccctcagtactgcccctccgacagtgcagcgctccctcagtactgaccctccgacagtgcagcactccctccttactgcccctccgacagtgcagcgctccctcagtactgaccctccaacagtgcagcgctccctcagtactgcccctccgacagtgcagcgctccctcagtactgcccctccgacagtgcagcgctccctcagtactgcccctccgacattgcagtgctccctcagtactgaccctccgacagtgcagcgctccctcagtactgcccctccgacagtgcagcgctccctcagtactgaccctccgacagtgcagcgctccctcagtactgaccctctgacagtgcagcgctccctcagtactgcccctccgacagtgcagcgctccctcagtactgaccctccgacagtgcagcgctccctcagtactgcccctccgacagtgcagcactccctccttactgcccctccgacagtgcagcgctccctcagtactgaccctccgacagtgcagcgctccctcagtactgaccctccgacagtgcagcgctccctcagtactgcccctccgacagtgcagcgctccctcagtactgaccctccgacagtgcagcactccctccttactgcccctccgacagtgcagcactccctccttactgcccctccgacagtgcagcgctccctcagtactgcccctccgacagtgcagcgctccctcagtactgcccctccgacagtgcagcgctccctcagtactgaccctccgacagtgcagagctccctcagtactgagcctccgtcagtgcagcgctccctcagtactgaccctccgacagtgcagcgctccctcagtacagcaccggGAGTGCCAGCCCAGACAAAATTGGTGACCATGATGCTCAATTTCACCATGACTGTGTGGGACTTGGCTCAATAAACCTTCATTTTGATTTGTTCACATGTTTCCTCTCACCATCAGGACTCCTCAACATCCTGTTCTCACTAAGCTCTCCAGCTGCTGAAAAGTCTAATAACATTACACAACATGGTGTGTACaccggggttgccaactctggttggacgtattcctggatgtttcatcacccgacctcctgcctccaacgaccccgccctcacactcccgccattggtcgcccaacacgtccatccttacAGAactccgccttcccacggccaattggacggcaaacaggctcttaattacccgattggatgatgctggactgtcagtcaaacagcctttttaacccgtctccaatatttttattagtaataaatgttcaaagaaaaattaaaaaaaatcacacaatttttttatgcccccatgatttttctcccggttttttttgctcccagcagtgttctggagattaatctttaattgctggagactcctgggcaatcctggagggttggcaacctgagATGTGTAACAAAAGAATCTAAAAATTCACAATTCAGGGGCTCTGCTCGCTCACTAATTG
Proteins encoded in this region:
- the LOC137322608 gene encoding sperm axonemal maintenance protein CFAP97D1-like, which translates into the protein MHRAYQPILPSGSKYLQEKWDRASYHEHRRKVQAAKSMVDNNSPETFAHLNLKFKKLKIEEERLSTIERDNQILLEKMSAIMRTRGRIDNKNEYKSKSLNSEKRQRELRRVTRENKTILERLKQVEPQYDHLKWLEDWYKAEKHMDNIARYPRGWYIAQDSKPRSKTSKATSAKVPKQCKNAQAKGSKKKTAGDAEQEEVTGKLLSPVTSTSSTCNPQN